Proteins encoded together in one Thalassotalea crassostreae window:
- a CDS encoding DUF2065 domain-containing protein: MDFTLMMSAFALMLIFEGIGPFLFPKRWRSFILKLAEEKPNTIRQIGLSLLVVGSLLLIILN; this comes from the coding sequence ATGGACTTTACATTAATGATGAGCGCATTTGCGTTAATGCTAATTTTTGAAGGCATAGGACCGTTTTTATTTCCCAAACGCTGGCGCAGTTTTATCCTAAAACTTGCAGAAGAAAAACCGAATACCATTCGCCAAATAGGACTCTCATTGCTCGTCGTTGGTAGTCTTTTGCTAATTATCCTGAATTAG
- the hfq gene encoding RNA chaperone Hfq, whose translation MAKGQSLQDPFLNALRRDRIPVAIYLVNGIKLQGQVESFDQFVILLKNTVSQMVYKHAISTVVPSRAVNTTPAEFNQPME comes from the coding sequence ATGGCAAAAGGGCAATCTTTACAAGACCCATTTTTGAATGCGTTACGTCGTGATCGCATTCCTGTGGCAATATATCTTGTCAACGGTATAAAGTTACAAGGTCAAGTTGAATCATTTGATCAGTTCGTAATTTTACTTAAAAATACAGTGAGCCAGATGGTTTACAAGCACGCTATCTCAACGGTAGTGCCGTCTCGCGCAGTAAATACAACTCCGGCTGAATTTAATCAACCGATGGAATAA
- the miaA gene encoding tRNA (adenosine(37)-N6)-dimethylallyltransferase MiaA: MGNTNQQPPVICIMGPTASGKTDLAFGLSEHLPCDIISVDSALIYKTMDIGSAKPTKAELSKYPHALVDIIDPVESYSAADFCRDAMALINESRKKGRIPVLVGGTMMYFKSLIEGISPLPAADGDIRAVIEQDAEQHGWHYIHQLLADVDPTSAQRINENDSQRLTRALEVYRVSGKTLTELQAIKGEHLTGDILQFAITTKKRSELHDRIELRYNIMLEQGFKNEVEQLMQRDDLHENLPSIRCVGYRQMWQHLSGEFDWDEMVFRGVCATRQLAKRQLTWLRSWPNLNWLTTGDDSNLSKILSQVAEIEKN; the protein is encoded by the coding sequence ATGGGCAATACTAACCAGCAACCACCAGTGATTTGCATTATGGGGCCAACTGCCTCAGGTAAAACTGATCTGGCTTTTGGTTTAAGTGAACATTTGCCCTGTGACATTATTAGTGTTGATTCAGCGCTGATTTATAAAACCATGGATATTGGCTCAGCTAAGCCAACAAAAGCAGAGTTAAGCAAATATCCCCATGCGTTAGTTGATATAATCGATCCTGTTGAAAGCTATTCAGCTGCCGATTTTTGCCGTGATGCCATGGCTTTAATTAACGAAAGTCGCAAAAAAGGTCGAATTCCTGTGCTCGTTGGCGGAACCATGATGTACTTTAAGAGTCTCATCGAAGGTATTTCTCCTTTACCCGCGGCAGATGGTGATATACGTGCGGTGATTGAACAAGACGCAGAACAACATGGGTGGCATTATATTCACCAGTTGTTAGCCGACGTTGATCCAACTTCAGCTCAGCGTATTAATGAAAACGATTCTCAGCGATTAACTCGAGCATTAGAGGTATATCGAGTTAGTGGTAAAACGCTAACTGAGTTGCAAGCAATTAAAGGCGAACACTTAACTGGTGATATTTTGCAGTTTGCGATTACCACCAAAAAACGCAGCGAATTGCATGACCGTATTGAGTTACGTTACAACATAATGCTCGAACAAGGCTTTAAAAATGAGGTCGAGCAATTAATGCAACGTGACGATTTACATGAAAATTTACCATCGATTCGTTGCGTAGGTTATCGTCAAATGTGGCAACATTTAAGTGGCGAATTTGATTGGGATGAAATGGTATTTCGTGGCGTTTGTGCGACAAGGCAATTGGCGAAAAGGCAATTAACCTGGTTACGCAGTTGGCCAAACCTTAATTGGTTAACGACTGGCGATGACAGCAATTTGTCGAAAATTTTATCTCAAGTCGCTGAAATTGAGAAAAACTAA
- a CDS encoding N-acetylmuramoyl-L-alanine amidase, with product MRIRSLNIIIVVCLTLLSKAWAANVIEGVRIWPAPENTRVVFDLAEKPDYSYFFLSNPNRLVIDFKNANNVAPLANLAKNDTRINRIRTSTGKYKNSTRIVLDLNSAYTETIFPLAPTGPYGNRLVVDLLDKAKKVVVVHKPKDNKRDVIIGIDAGHGGEDPGSISKNGTYEKKITLSIAKRLEAIVNKEPGMRAVMVRGGDYFVNLNKRTQIARQKQVDFLVSIHADAFRTSQPRGASVWIVNDSRAQSELSKWMRSREQNSELLGGGGELIKKTNDDNLAVFLADLTKDKSLEISDQMARNVILELKKVTKMHKSTPQNASLAVLKSSDIPSMLVETGFISNSYDFKNLMSSTHQKKLANAIFTGMKNYFVKYPPAGSLLASLKPSKHKISRGESLSLIAHKYKVSVKQLKLANNLKTDVVRVGQTLTIPK from the coding sequence ATGCGCATAAGAAGTTTAAACATAATTATCGTTGTTTGCCTGACCTTGCTATCTAAAGCATGGGCGGCGAATGTTATTGAAGGTGTTCGTATTTGGCCTGCACCAGAAAATACTCGTGTTGTTTTTGATTTGGCCGAAAAACCTGATTACAGTTACTTCTTCTTGTCAAACCCAAATCGCTTAGTTATCGATTTTAAAAACGCGAATAATGTTGCGCCGTTAGCGAATCTTGCCAAAAATGATACCCGTATCAATCGCATTCGCACCAGTACGGGTAAATATAAAAACTCCACTCGAATTGTACTTGATTTAAATTCAGCCTATACCGAAACAATATTTCCTCTAGCGCCTACTGGTCCATATGGTAACCGTTTAGTAGTCGACTTATTAGATAAAGCTAAGAAAGTTGTTGTTGTCCATAAGCCAAAAGATAATAAGCGCGATGTCATTATTGGCATTGATGCTGGACACGGTGGTGAAGATCCTGGTTCTATTTCAAAAAATGGTACCTATGAGAAAAAAATCACCTTAAGTATCGCGAAACGATTGGAAGCTATCGTTAACAAAGAGCCGGGTATGCGCGCGGTTATGGTTCGTGGTGGTGACTACTTTGTGAATCTAAATAAACGAACCCAAATTGCCCGTCAAAAACAGGTAGATTTTTTAGTGTCTATCCATGCTGATGCATTCCGTACCTCACAACCTCGAGGCGCTTCGGTTTGGATTGTAAATGACTCACGTGCTCAATCTGAATTATCAAAATGGATGCGTAGTCGAGAGCAAAATTCCGAATTACTTGGTGGCGGTGGTGAATTAATTAAAAAAACAAATGACGATAATCTTGCGGTCTTCTTAGCAGATTTAACCAAAGATAAATCGTTGGAAATTAGCGATCAGATGGCGCGCAATGTCATTTTAGAATTGAAAAAAGTAACTAAGATGCATAAGTCAACGCCACAGAATGCATCGCTAGCGGTATTGAAGTCTTCAGATATTCCGTCAATGTTAGTTGAGACTGGCTTTATTTCAAATTCTTATGACTTTAAGAATTTAATGAGCTCAACGCATCAGAAAAAACTAGCAAACGCGATATTCACGGGTATGAAAAATTACTTTGTTAAATACCCACCTGCTGGCAGTCTACTGGCCAGCTTAAAACCGAGTAAACATAAAATTTCTCGTGGCGAATCTTTGTCGCTGATCGCCCATAAATATAAAGTTTCGGTAAAACAGTTAAAGCTCGCAAATAACCTCAAAACTGATGTTGTTCGTGTAGGACAGACGTTAACAATTCCCAAATAA
- the tsaE gene encoding tRNA (adenosine(37)-N6)-threonylcarbamoyltransferase complex ATPase subunit type 1 TsaE — translation MKKITLTLVDEAATIAMGKRLASITKNQQLSSLIVFLNGDLGAGKTTLTRGFVQGMGHVGNVKSPTYTLVEPYELDDYNVYHFDLYRLADPEELEFMGIRDYFASKCCCFIEWPEKGIGVLPKQDIIINLTYSDEQRLIELVAVTAVGEQIVNQL, via the coding sequence ATGAAAAAAATAACATTAACACTTGTCGACGAAGCTGCAACTATTGCAATGGGTAAACGTTTAGCAAGTATTACTAAAAATCAGCAGTTATCATCACTAATCGTATTTTTAAATGGCGACTTAGGTGCTGGTAAAACGACGCTAACACGTGGTTTTGTGCAAGGTATGGGACATGTTGGTAATGTTAAGAGCCCAACCTACACTCTAGTAGAGCCTTACGAGCTTGATGATTACAATGTTTACCATTTTGATTTGTATCGCTTGGCAGATCCAGAAGAACTCGAATTTATGGGGATCCGTGATTACTTTGCCAGCAAATGCTGTTGTTTTATTGAATGGCCAGAAAAAGGCATTGGAGTGTTGCCAAAACAAGATATTATCATTAATTTAACGTATAGTGATGAACAAAGGCTGATCGAATTAGTGGCGGTAACTGCTGTCGGTGAGCAAATAGTAAACCAATTATAA
- a CDS encoding adenylosuccinate synthase gives MGKNVVVLGTQWGDEGKGKVVDLLTDKAKYVVRYQGGHNAGHTLVINGEKTVLHLIPSGVLRDNVKCLIGNGVVLCPKALMTEIGMLEAKGVPVRERLLISDACPLILPYHNALDAAREAARGNKKIGTTGRGIGPSYEDKVARRGLRVSDLFDKEAFAAKLKEIMEYHNFTLTNYYKVDAVDYDTVLADALAVADIIKDMTADISEMLDVARKEGESIMFEGAQGTLLDIDHGTYPYVTSSNTTVGGVATGCGFGPRYLDYVLGITKAYTTRVGSGPFPTELDDEIGHHLGTVGHEFGATTGRERRCGWFDAVAMHRAVQVNSISGFCLTKLDVLDGLKELKICVAYKTESGEEITVPPMAAEGYENITPVYETMPGWSENTVGATSVDALPANAIAYIKRIEEITGVPVDIISTGPDRVETMVLVNPFDE, from the coding sequence ATGGGCAAAAACGTCGTCGTTCTAGGCACCCAATGGGGTGATGAAGGTAAGGGTAAAGTTGTAGACTTACTTACCGATAAAGCAAAATATGTTGTTCGCTATCAAGGCGGTCACAACGCAGGCCACACATTAGTAATTAACGGTGAGAAAACCGTATTACATTTAATACCATCTGGTGTTTTACGTGATAACGTAAAATGTTTGATTGGTAATGGCGTAGTTTTATGTCCTAAAGCACTAATGACCGAAATTGGCATGTTAGAAGCTAAAGGTGTTCCAGTACGTGAGCGCTTACTAATCTCTGATGCATGTCCTTTAATCTTGCCATACCACAATGCACTAGATGCAGCGCGTGAAGCCGCTCGTGGTAACAAGAAAATCGGTACTACCGGTCGTGGTATTGGTCCATCATACGAAGATAAAGTTGCTCGTCGTGGTTTACGTGTTAGCGATTTATTCGACAAAGAAGCATTCGCAGCGAAGTTAAAAGAGATTATGGAATACCATAACTTCACCTTAACTAACTACTACAAAGTTGACGCTGTAGATTACGATACTGTATTAGCAGACGCACTAGCTGTTGCTGATATCATTAAAGACATGACTGCTGATATCAGCGAAATGTTAGATGTTGCTCGCAAAGAAGGTGAGTCAATCATGTTTGAAGGTGCACAAGGTACACTTTTAGATATCGATCACGGTACTTACCCTTACGTAACGTCATCAAATACTACTGTAGGTGGTGTTGCAACTGGTTGTGGTTTCGGTCCTCGTTACTTAGATTACGTATTAGGTATTACTAAAGCATACACTACTCGTGTTGGTTCAGGCCCATTCCCGACCGAGCTTGACGATGAAATTGGTCATCACTTAGGTACAGTAGGTCACGAATTTGGCGCAACTACTGGTCGTGAACGTCGTTGTGGTTGGTTTGATGCCGTTGCTATGCACCGTGCTGTTCAAGTTAATAGTATCTCAGGTTTCTGTTTAACCAAGCTTGATGTATTAGATGGTTTAAAAGAACTTAAGATTTGTGTTGCTTACAAAACTGAATCTGGCGAAGAAATCACAGTACCACCAATGGCAGCTGAAGGTTACGAGAACATTACTCCGGTATACGAAACTATGCCTGGTTGGTCTGAAAACACAGTTGGTGCAACATCTGTTGATGCACTTCCAGCTAATGCGATTGCTTACATCAAACGCATCGAAGAAATTACTGGTGTGCCAGTAGATATCATTTCAACTGGTCCTGATCGTGTTGAAACTATGGTTTTAGTTAACCCATTCGACGAATAA
- the hflX gene encoding ribosome rescue GTPase HflX: protein MFDRHQAGEQAVLVHIDFPQENAREDLQEFEMLVSSAGVNCLTVVTGKRDTPHSKFFVGSGKAEEIADAVKLYDADVILFNHILSPSQEKNLEALCECRVLDRTTLILDIFAQRARTHEGKMQVELAQLKHMSTRLIRGWTHLERQKGGIGLRGPGETQLETDRRLLRERMHSIRGRLEKVEKQRFQGRRARSRAEIPTVSLVGYTNAGKSTLFNRITNASVYAADQLFATLDPTLRKIHIKDVGRVILADTVGFIRHLPHDLVAAFKATLTETREADLQLHVVDIADERRSENIASVDAVLEEIEANDIPQLLVCNKIDSLADVAPRIDRDENGKPIRVWLSARANIGIELLSQALTELLATEVVKHTLKIPPIAGKLRGTLYELNCINSESYDDDGNCLLDVTLPLREWNKLLKAGKSDIETFIQH from the coding sequence TTGTTTGATAGACATCAAGCAGGTGAGCAAGCAGTACTTGTTCACATAGACTTTCCACAAGAAAACGCCCGCGAAGACCTACAAGAATTCGAAATGTTAGTTTCTTCTGCTGGCGTTAATTGTTTAACCGTAGTAACGGGTAAACGTGACACCCCGCATTCAAAATTCTTTGTTGGTAGTGGTAAAGCTGAAGAAATTGCAGACGCTGTTAAGTTATATGACGCTGATGTGATTTTGTTTAATCATATCTTGTCACCGTCACAAGAAAAAAATCTTGAAGCATTATGTGAATGTCGAGTACTCGATCGTACCACTCTAATTCTCGATATTTTTGCTCAAAGAGCTCGAACTCACGAAGGTAAAATGCAGGTTGAGCTTGCTCAATTAAAGCATATGAGCACCCGACTTATTCGAGGTTGGACTCACCTTGAACGTCAAAAAGGTGGTATCGGTCTGCGAGGTCCGGGTGAAACTCAGTTAGAAACAGATAGACGATTACTACGCGAACGTATGCATAGTATTCGTGGTCGTCTAGAGAAGGTTGAAAAACAACGTTTTCAAGGTCGACGTGCTCGTTCACGAGCAGAAATACCAACGGTTTCTTTAGTTGGTTATACTAATGCGGGTAAATCTACACTGTTTAACCGCATTACTAATGCCAGCGTTTACGCCGCGGATCAGTTGTTTGCGACACTCGACCCAACGCTAAGAAAAATTCATATTAAGGATGTTGGTCGAGTTATTTTAGCCGACACCGTAGGTTTTATTAGGCACTTGCCACATGATTTAGTTGCTGCGTTTAAGGCGACGTTAACTGAAACTCGAGAAGCTGATTTACAATTGCACGTTGTTGATATCGCCGACGAGCGTCGCAGTGAAAACATTGCGTCTGTTGATGCCGTATTAGAAGAAATTGAAGCGAACGATATACCACAACTGTTAGTCTGTAATAAAATTGATAGCTTGGCAGATGTTGCGCCGCGAATCGATCGTGATGAAAATGGTAAACCCATCAGAGTTTGGTTATCGGCGCGAGCGAATATTGGTATTGAATTATTGTCGCAAGCACTAACCGAGTTGCTGGCAACGGAAGTAGTAAAACATACATTAAAAATCCCTCCGATAGCTGGGAAATTGCGCGGTACGTTATACGAACTAAACTGTATTAATAGTGAGAGTTACGATGACGATGGTAATTGTTTACTTGATGTAACGTTACCATTGCGCGAATGGAATAAATTGTTGAAAGCTGGTAAAAGCGACATAGAAACCTTTATCCAGCATTAA
- the hflK gene encoding FtsH protease activity modulator HflK yields the protein MAWNEPGKNDNDPWKNKGGRDQGPPDLDEFLKDLGNKFGGIFGGKKSGKSGGSNFSSIGAGIIVVIAVVVWAVSGFYTIKEAQRGVVLQFGEFNGMVEPGIHWQPTFIENVIPVDVQTTRDLARRGDMLTQDENLVLVEMQVQYRIVNAREYLFSVTNADQSLEQAFDSAIRYVVGHSKMDEVLTSGREQVRQSVWAELEKVIESYKLGIIIADVNFKDARPPEQVKDAFDDAIAAKEDEERFVLEAQGYALSEEPKARGIAKAIEQEAIAYKEQIVLDAEGQVAKFEKLLPEYQAAPEVTRQRLYLSTMENVYSNTSKVMVDVDGGNNMMYIPLDKIMQNQSKAVQQNSRDLTPVKQSSTETSPNSTVNSTTGRTDRYGRGGN from the coding sequence ATGGCTTGGAATGAACCGGGGAAAAACGATAATGATCCCTGGAAAAATAAAGGCGGTCGTGATCAAGGACCACCTGACTTAGATGAGTTTTTAAAAGATCTAGGCAATAAATTTGGCGGGATTTTCGGTGGTAAGAAATCTGGTAAATCTGGCGGCAGTAATTTTAGCAGCATAGGTGCAGGTATTATTGTCGTTATCGCAGTGGTTGTCTGGGCAGTAAGCGGTTTCTATACCATTAAAGAAGCACAACGTGGTGTCGTACTACAGTTTGGTGAATTTAATGGCATGGTAGAGCCGGGTATTCATTGGCAACCAACGTTTATCGAAAACGTGATTCCAGTTGATGTACAAACAACGCGAGATTTAGCGCGTCGTGGTGACATGTTAACGCAGGATGAGAACTTAGTTCTTGTCGAAATGCAGGTTCAATACCGTATCGTTAATGCACGTGAGTACTTGTTTAGTGTAACTAACGCTGATCAAAGTCTTGAGCAAGCATTCGATAGTGCAATTCGTTACGTTGTTGGTCATTCAAAAATGGATGAAGTGTTAACGTCAGGTCGTGAGCAAGTACGTCAATCTGTATGGGCAGAGCTTGAGAAAGTAATCGAGTCATACAAGTTGGGTATTATTATTGCTGATGTCAACTTTAAAGATGCTCGTCCTCCTGAGCAAGTTAAAGATGCATTCGATGATGCAATTGCTGCAAAAGAAGATGAAGAACGCTTTGTCTTAGAAGCGCAAGGTTATGCGTTATCTGAAGAACCAAAAGCGCGTGGTATCGCTAAAGCTATTGAACAAGAAGCAATTGCTTATAAAGAGCAAATTGTTTTAGATGCGGAAGGTCAAGTTGCTAAGTTTGAAAAACTGTTACCAGAATATCAAGCGGCACCAGAAGTAACGCGTCAGCGTTTATACCTAAGCACGATGGAAAACGTATATAGTAATACTTCTAAAGTTATGGTCGATGTAGATGGCGGCAATAACATGATGTACATCCCATTAGATAAAATTATGCAAAATCAATCGAAAGCTGTTCAGCAGAATTCAAGAGATTTAACTCCAGTAAAACAAAGCTCGACTGAAACGAGCCCTAATTCTACTGTGAATTCAACGACAGGCCGCACTGATAGATATGGTCGAGGGGGCAATTAA
- the hflC gene encoding protease modulator HflC encodes MKNFSIIILVVLGLLTISSVFVINEGERGIVFQFSKIKRDSDGEMRIYEPGLHFKIPMIERIKKIDARIQTLDGAAARFVTAEKKDVLVDSYVKWKIVDFSTFYVRTAGGDINNARALLTQKVNNGLRTEFGRRTIQQIVSGDRDSLMEEAMISAQSSKADLGIEVVDVRVKRINLPTEVSDSIFKRMRADRHAVAKEHRSQGMEKAQVIEATVNAKVTVMKATAKKNAFTIRGEGDALAAKVYADAYSKDAEFFGFVRSLEAYENSFNSKSDVLIVKPDSDFFHYLKDVKSK; translated from the coding sequence ATGAAAAACTTTTCAATTATTATTCTAGTCGTACTTGGTCTATTAACCATTTCATCGGTATTTGTGATTAACGAAGGTGAGCGCGGTATCGTGTTCCAATTCTCGAAAATCAAACGTGATTCTGACGGCGAAATGCGTATTTATGAACCAGGTCTGCACTTTAAAATTCCAATGATTGAGCGCATTAAGAAAATTGATGCACGTATTCAAACATTAGATGGTGCTGCTGCACGATTCGTAACTGCTGAGAAAAAAGACGTATTAGTTGATTCTTACGTTAAGTGGAAAATTGTTGATTTCTCTACTTTCTACGTTCGTACTGCCGGTGGTGATATTAACAACGCCCGTGCACTATTAACGCAAAAAGTAAACAACGGTCTTCGTACTGAATTTGGTCGTCGTACGATTCAACAAATCGTATCGGGTGATCGTGATTCATTGATGGAAGAAGCAATGATAAGTGCTCAATCAAGTAAAGCTGATTTAGGTATTGAAGTAGTTGACGTACGTGTTAAACGTATCAACTTACCAACAGAGGTAAGTGACTCAATATTTAAACGTATGCGTGCTGATCGTCATGCGGTTGCTAAAGAGCATCGTTCGCAAGGTATGGAAAAAGCACAGGTTATCGAAGCAACAGTAAATGCTAAGGTAACGGTAATGAAAGCAACAGCGAAGAAAAATGCATTTACCATTCGTGGTGAAGGTGACGCACTCGCTGCTAAGGTTTATGCCGATGCTTACAGTAAAGATGCTGAGTTCTTTGGCTTTGTTCGTTCGTTAGAAGCTTACGAAAATAGTTTTAATTCAAAAAGCGATGTATTGATTGTGAAACCAGATAGTGACTTTTTCCACTATCTGAAAGACGTCAAGTCTAAGTAG
- the mutL gene encoding DNA mismatch repair endonuclease MutL — translation MTIQVLPARLANQIAAGEVVERPASVVKELVENAIDAGANNIVIDIEKGGAKRIKITDNGHGIVKDELTLALSRHATSKIKSLDDLESIHSLGFRGEALASISSVARLSLTSKPVEQDAAWQAVAIGRDMTVDVKPAAHPDGTSIDVEDLFFNTPARRKFMRTEKTEFSHIDEVVRRIALSKLDIGFQLIHNGKTIRQYRRAQTDKQIEKRIAAVCGQSFINNALPLEFNHGEFHLWGWIGQPSFVRSQNDLSYSYVNGRMMRDKLINHAIRQAYSDRIDHNGYPAFVLFFNLDYREVDVNVHPAKHEVRFHQARLVHDFICRAIEQTLENCQQNIVSEPQTPIVDEGQNQHGYNQPVTNSETYSREYVSELRPSQSPASNNYGQSNAGARNYSSNSINSYKSGASKPSNQAVENYQSLLETVEILPSENDHTPASVPSNAYVDRNKEQPYRLLSMVSDWVALIDLNLGEQSSICCLNLQQVLVEVNQQQLQKSFSCGVVSQPLLLPQSISLDSTQVDFINAHISQFNHAGISLELTSTTSCVIRQYPAQLREQNLTESFYLLLTLLMKAKEVTEQNWIEAFAVMKLPSKLELHQAAQLLINANQLNNFDFSEYLRLNCLHVDLTSCIKQLENGK, via the coding sequence ATGACAATTCAAGTATTGCCAGCACGTTTGGCAAACCAAATAGCCGCAGGCGAAGTGGTTGAACGACCAGCATCGGTAGTCAAAGAGTTGGTTGAAAATGCCATTGATGCTGGCGCTAACAATATTGTAATAGACATTGAGAAAGGCGGCGCTAAACGCATTAAAATAACCGATAATGGTCATGGTATTGTTAAAGATGAATTAACCTTAGCTTTATCTCGTCACGCTACCAGCAAAATCAAATCTCTCGATGATCTTGAATCTATTCATTCCCTAGGATTTCGCGGTGAAGCGCTCGCCAGTATTAGTTCTGTTGCACGATTATCATTGACCTCAAAACCAGTGGAACAAGACGCCGCGTGGCAAGCTGTTGCTATTGGTCGTGACATGACTGTAGACGTAAAACCTGCGGCACATCCTGATGGCACATCAATCGACGTCGAAGATCTGTTTTTTAATACTCCTGCACGTCGTAAATTTATGCGAACTGAAAAAACAGAGTTCAGTCATATTGATGAAGTGGTGCGCCGTATAGCGTTATCGAAACTCGATATCGGCTTCCAGTTAATTCACAATGGCAAAACCATTCGACAATATCGCCGAGCACAAACTGACAAGCAGATTGAAAAACGTATTGCGGCCGTTTGCGGTCAAAGTTTTATTAATAATGCACTGCCGTTAGAATTTAACCATGGTGAATTTCATTTGTGGGGCTGGATTGGCCAACCAAGCTTTGTGCGCAGCCAAAATGATTTAAGTTATAGCTACGTTAATGGCCGAATGATGCGTGACAAGTTAATTAATCACGCGATACGTCAAGCTTATAGCGATCGTATAGATCATAATGGTTATCCCGCATTTGTTCTGTTCTTCAACCTTGATTATCGAGAAGTGGATGTTAATGTGCATCCAGCAAAGCATGAAGTTCGTTTTCATCAAGCCCGCTTAGTCCACGATTTTATTTGTCGTGCGATTGAACAAACATTGGAAAATTGTCAGCAAAATATAGTTTCAGAGCCGCAAACGCCAATAGTTGATGAAGGACAAAACCAGCATGGTTATAACCAACCAGTGACTAATAGTGAGACCTATTCTCGGGAATATGTCAGTGAATTGCGTCCAAGCCAAAGTCCTGCATCAAACAATTATGGACAGAGCAATGCTGGCGCACGTAACTATAGTTCGAACAGCATTAACTCTTATAAGTCAGGGGCAAGTAAACCGTCTAATCAAGCTGTTGAAAATTATCAATCGTTACTTGAAACGGTCGAGATATTGCCTTCGGAAAATGACCACACTCCTGCTAGTGTACCGAGTAATGCTTATGTAGATAGAAATAAAGAACAGCCGTATCGTTTACTTAGCATGGTTTCTGATTGGGTCGCGCTTATTGATTTGAACCTAGGAGAGCAAAGCAGTATTTGTTGCCTGAATTTACAACAAGTTTTAGTCGAGGTTAATCAACAACAATTACAAAAGTCATTTTCCTGCGGAGTCGTATCTCAGCCATTGTTATTGCCGCAAAGCATCAGTTTAGATAGCACGCAGGTAGATTTTATTAATGCCCATATTAGTCAATTTAATCATGCCGGAATTTCGCTAGAGCTTACCAGTACAACCAGTTGTGTTATTCGCCAATATCCTGCGCAACTACGAGAGCAAAACTTAACTGAAAGCTTTTACTTACTTTTAACCTTGTTGATGAAAGCCAAAGAAGTTACTGAGCAGAACTGGATTGAAGCATTTGCGGTGATGAAATTGCCAAGCAAGCTAGAGTTGCATCAAGCCGCACAACTACTAATTAATGCCAATCAACTGAATAATTTTGATTTTTCTGAGTATCTACGCTTGAATTGTCTGCATGTGGACCTCACATCATGTATCAAGCAACTAGAAAACGGCAAATAA